A window from Cryobacterium sp. SO1 encodes these proteins:
- a CDS encoding dienelactone hydrolase family protein, which produces MTHVILFHHAQGLTEGVTDFAQRLRDAGHNVVVPDLYDGLTFDTIDAGVAHAEKTGFDTIIERGERAADAMGPDTVYAGFSLGTLPAQKLAQTRSGALGAVLFHGGVPAAMFGSDWPATVALQLHVTAEDEWIELLEVEQLAEDAGAAELFIYPGSAHLVADPSLSEYDEEIAELILARTIAFLDRLA; this is translated from the coding sequence GTGACCCACGTCATCCTCTTCCACCACGCGCAAGGCCTCACCGAAGGGGTGACGGACTTCGCCCAACGCCTGCGCGACGCCGGCCACAACGTCGTCGTGCCCGACCTCTACGACGGCCTCACCTTCGACACCATCGACGCCGGCGTCGCGCACGCCGAGAAGACCGGCTTCGACACCATCATCGAGCGTGGCGAACGGGCCGCGGATGCGATGGGGCCGGATACCGTCTACGCCGGCTTCTCGCTGGGCACCCTGCCCGCCCAGAAGCTCGCCCAGACCCGCAGCGGCGCCCTCGGCGCGGTCCTGTTCCACGGCGGGGTTCCGGCCGCGATGTTCGGGTCGGACTGGCCCGCGACGGTGGCGCTGCAACTGCACGTGACCGCGGAGGACGAGTGGATCGAGTTGCTCGAGGTGGAGCAACTGGCCGAGGACGCCGGGGCTGCCGAGCTGTTCATCTACCCGGGCTCGGCTCACCTGGTCGCAGACCCCAGCCTCAGCGAGTACGACGAGGAGATCGCCGAACTCATCCTGGCGCGCACGATCGCGTTCCTCGACCGCCTCGCCTGA
- a CDS encoding MDR family oxidoreductase — MAATEFRAIIVTRTEDESGKRTQSSALTTVGNDTLMDGDVTVGVEFSSINYKDGLALLGRPGVARVWPLIAGIDLVGTVESSSDPRWAVGDRVILNGAGIGESHHGGLAERARVSGGSLVRLPERVSASRAAAIGTAGFTAMLAVLALERGGVTPDSGDVLVTGAAGGVGSIAIALLAARGYRVVASTGRGGELGDYLRGLGAAEILDRHTLDEAGKPLQTQRWAGAIDSVGSFTLANILAQTHQGGVVASCGLAQGADLPTTVMPFILRAVTLAGINSVEAPLPLREEAWAHLATDLDLDLLDSLTSVIGLEDAFAAAADILAGRLHGRTVVSVRR; from the coding sequence ATGGCTGCTACCGAGTTCCGCGCGATCATCGTCACCCGTACCGAGGATGAGTCGGGCAAACGCACTCAATCCTCGGCCCTGACCACGGTCGGGAACGACACCCTGATGGACGGTGATGTCACCGTCGGGGTGGAATTCTCCAGTATCAACTACAAGGACGGCCTGGCCCTGCTGGGCCGGCCCGGCGTGGCCAGGGTTTGGCCGTTGATCGCGGGCATCGACCTGGTCGGCACCGTCGAGTCGAGCTCCGACCCCCGCTGGGCCGTCGGCGACAGAGTCATTCTGAACGGCGCGGGCATCGGCGAGAGCCACCACGGCGGCCTCGCGGAGCGCGCTCGCGTCTCCGGTGGCTCCCTGGTTCGGCTGCCGGAAAGGGTGAGCGCCTCGCGTGCCGCCGCCATCGGCACCGCCGGTTTCACGGCCATGCTGGCCGTACTCGCCCTCGAACGTGGCGGGGTGACCCCTGACTCCGGCGATGTGCTCGTCACCGGCGCGGCCGGGGGCGTGGGCTCCATCGCCATCGCCTTGCTCGCGGCGCGCGGCTACCGGGTGGTCGCCTCCACCGGCCGCGGCGGTGAGCTCGGCGACTACCTGCGCGGGCTGGGAGCGGCCGAGATCCTCGACCGGCACACCCTCGACGAGGCCGGCAAGCCCCTGCAGACCCAGCGCTGGGCCGGGGCCATCGATTCCGTCGGCAGCTTCACCCTCGCCAACATCCTCGCCCAGACGCACCAGGGCGGCGTGGTGGCATCCTGCGGCCTGGCCCAGGGCGCCGACTTACCCACCACCGTGATGCCCTTCATCCTGCGAGCCGTCACCCTGGCCGGCATCAACTCGGTCGAGGCCCCGCTGCCGCTTCGCGAGGAGGCCTGGGCGCACCTCGCCACCGACCTCGACCTCGATCTGCTCGACAGCCTGACCTCGGTCATAGGGCTGGAGGACGCGTTCGCCGCCGCCGCTGACATCCTGGCCGGCCGGCTGCACGGCCGCACCGTCGTCAGCGTGCGACGCTGA
- a CDS encoding helix-turn-helix domain-containing protein produces the protein MTSNTPSVLQTVGARLRALRLQSGRTQAQLSAATGISESTLSRLESGQRKPALELLLALSAAHDVTLDELVRSPAEDDPRLDQRPFTRHGRTFVPLSRTAAGLQAFKVIIPGRTSDEPLEQRTHEGFDWFYVLSGRLRLALGEHVMLLGVGEVAEFDTRVPHAFDSAGPEPTEIISLFGQTGERIHVRASTVR, from the coding sequence ATGACCTCAAACACGCCATCCGTCTTGCAGACCGTGGGCGCCCGGCTCCGCGCGCTGCGCCTGCAGAGCGGGCGCACTCAGGCGCAACTCTCCGCGGCCACCGGGATCTCCGAGAGCACCCTCTCGCGGCTTGAGTCCGGACAGCGCAAACCAGCCCTGGAGCTGCTGCTGGCCCTCTCCGCCGCCCACGACGTGACGCTCGACGAGCTGGTGCGCTCACCGGCCGAGGACGACCCGCGCCTGGACCAGCGACCGTTCACCCGCCACGGCCGCACCTTCGTGCCGCTCAGCCGCACCGCCGCCGGGCTGCAGGCCTTCAAAGTGATCATCCCCGGCCGCACCAGCGACGAGCCGTTGGAGCAGCGCACCCACGAGGGCTTCGACTGGTTCTACGTGCTCAGCGGGCGGCTCCGGCTGGCGCTCGGTGAGCACGTGATGCTCCTCGGGGTGGGTGAGGTCGCCGAATTCGACACCCGCGTGCCGCACGCCTTCGACAGCGCGGGGCCGGAGCCCACGGAGATCATCAGCCTGTTCGGCCAGACCGGCGAACGCATCCACGTGCGGGCCAGCACCGTTCGCTGA
- a CDS encoding ATP-binding cassette domain-containing protein, whose translation MPIGAVIEFTNITKRFGQITAVDDLSFTVEPGRVTGFLGPNGAGKTTTLRMLLGLVAPTSGTATFGGLRYRDLPRPLNTVGAALEAASFHPGRTAAHHLGVYTTAAGIPRTRVAEVLHTVGLAEHATQRVGGYSLGMRQRLGLAYSLLGDPGVLVLDEPINGLDPEGIKWIRGFLSSMAAEGRTVLVSSHLLSEVQQSVDDVIIIAKGELVHSGPLSSLDTNIAPQVIVDSPDRDALVTALTEAGLAFTSGRTGLIVAVPDPGQVGHIAFAAGVELNVLHRQKAGLEESFLALVEGGDSL comes from the coding sequence CCCGGCCGGGTCACCGGCTTCCTCGGCCCGAACGGCGCCGGCAAGACCACCACACTGCGGATGCTGCTGGGCCTCGTCGCCCCGACGTCGGGCACCGCCACCTTCGGCGGGCTGCGCTACCGCGATCTGCCCAGACCGCTGAACACCGTCGGCGCGGCCCTCGAGGCCGCCAGTTTCCACCCCGGCCGCACCGCCGCCCATCACCTCGGCGTGTACACGACAGCCGCCGGCATTCCTCGCACCAGGGTCGCCGAGGTGCTGCACACCGTGGGACTGGCCGAACACGCCACCCAGCGGGTCGGCGGCTACTCGCTTGGCATGCGCCAGCGCCTGGGCCTGGCCTACTCGCTGCTGGGCGATCCCGGCGTGCTGGTCCTGGACGAACCGATCAACGGCCTCGATCCGGAAGGCATCAAGTGGATCCGCGGCTTCCTCAGCAGCATGGCTGCCGAGGGACGCACCGTGCTGGTCAGCTCCCACCTGCTCAGCGAGGTGCAGCAGAGCGTCGACGACGTCATCATCATCGCCAAGGGCGAGCTGGTGCACTCCGGCCCGCTGTCCAGCCTCGATACCAACATCGCCCCGCAGGTCATCGTGGACTCCCCCGACCGGGACGCCCTCGTGACCGCCCTCACCGAGGCAGGACTGGCCTTCACCTCCGGCCGCACCGGCCTGATCGTCGCCGTGCCCGACCCCGGCCAGGTGGGACATATCGCCTTCGCCGCCGGAGTCGAACTGAACGTGTTGCACCGGCAGAAGGCGGGCCTGGAAGAGTCCTTCCTCGCCCTCGTCGAAGGAGGCGACTCGCTGTGA
- a CDS encoding ABC transporter permease, with product MNLILRPVAAEFSKILTTRMWWILALVLFGYIALIAGGLSALFGGLDSGVISPDAVNSGGGTAGLTGLGSFPPLIYSFAASVGYVFPVLLGALATTGEFRHQTLTPTFLATPKRGRVLGAKTVALFVMGAALGVVALAASVGIGALVLGGFGIDPLLADGETWGLIGRTVLAMAIWAVIGVGLGVLVPSQVASIVIVLAFTQFIEPLLRFASTFTQITADIGKFLPGAASDALVGESFFTLASPGGALLTSWQGGLVLLAYGLLATVGGYFISWKRDVT from the coding sequence GTGAACCTGATCCTGCGCCCCGTGGCCGCCGAATTCAGCAAGATCCTGACCACGCGGATGTGGTGGATCCTCGCTCTCGTCCTGTTCGGCTACATCGCCCTGATCGCGGGCGGCCTGTCCGCCCTGTTCGGCGGCCTGGACAGCGGTGTCATCAGCCCCGATGCCGTGAACAGCGGCGGCGGCACCGCCGGCCTGACCGGCCTGGGCAGCTTTCCTCCGTTGATCTACAGCTTCGCCGCCTCGGTCGGCTACGTGTTCCCCGTGCTGCTGGGTGCGCTGGCGACCACGGGTGAGTTCCGGCACCAGACCCTCACCCCCACGTTCCTCGCCACCCCGAAGCGCGGCCGGGTGCTCGGTGCCAAGACCGTGGCGTTGTTCGTGATGGGCGCGGCGCTCGGTGTGGTGGCGCTGGCCGCGTCCGTCGGGATCGGCGCGCTGGTGCTGGGCGGTTTCGGGATCGACCCGCTTCTGGCCGACGGTGAGACCTGGGGGCTGATCGGCCGCACCGTGCTCGCAATGGCGATCTGGGCCGTGATCGGAGTAGGCCTGGGGGTGCTCGTGCCCAGCCAGGTGGCCTCGATCGTGATCGTGCTCGCGTTCACCCAATTCATCGAACCCCTGCTGCGCTTCGCGTCCACCTTCACCCAGATCACCGCCGACATCGGCAAGTTCCTGCCCGGCGCCGCATCGGACGCCCTCGTGGGAGAGAGTTTCTTCACCCTGGCCAGCCCAGGCGGAGCGCTTCTGACCAGCTGGCAGGGCGGCCTGGTGCTGCTGGCCTACGGGCTGCTCGCCACGGTCGGTGGCTACTTCATCAGCTGGAAACGCGACGTCACCTAG
- a CDS encoding DUF1304 domain-containing protein encodes MGLLASVFVALAAVLHVYIFLMESAWWTQPKIWQRFGLASQTEAETTRVLAYNQGFYNLFLAVGAVIGLFLYFGGPEQAGAALILFSTASMFIAAIVLTTSGSGKVRSALTQGTLPLIGFILFLFA; translated from the coding sequence ATGGGCCTCCTCGCATCCGTTTTCGTCGCACTCGCGGCCGTCCTGCACGTCTACATCTTCCTGATGGAGAGCGCCTGGTGGACCCAGCCGAAGATCTGGCAGCGCTTCGGCCTGGCCAGCCAGACCGAGGCGGAGACAACCCGGGTTCTGGCTTACAACCAAGGTTTTTACAACCTCTTTCTGGCGGTCGGCGCCGTCATCGGACTGTTCCTCTACTTCGGCGGGCCTGAGCAGGCCGGGGCGGCACTGATCCTGTTCAGCACGGCGTCGATGTTCATAGCCGCGATAGTTCTGACCACTTCGGGTTCCGGCAAGGTCAGGTCTGCCCTCACCCAGGGTACGCTGCCGCTGATCGGATTCATCCTCTTCCTGTTCGCCTAG